The Alnus glutinosa chromosome 7, dhAlnGlut1.1, whole genome shotgun sequence genome includes a region encoding these proteins:
- the LOC133872676 gene encoding uncharacterized protein LOC133872676 gives MRGEWNGLQASFLRECPYAYYVHCFAHKLQLALVAAFREAKSVHQFFENLNFVINIVVGSSKRNDELQSAQVAEIESMIASNEIETGRGANQIGTLQRPGDTRWSSHFDSVCSLIRMFHATCSVLDIISKEGTNYSQRSDAEAAYMSSSRSCRQNEESSMTMEHHFRIDVFITAIDFQLQEIDNRFSEHAVELLRLSAALSPQDAYKSFKINDICSLVKKFYPQDFIEQEKIILRFQLDHYKLDVPKHSDFQNMFTLSELCRGLAISGKSKIYNLIDKLIRLVLTFPVSTATTKRAFFAMKLVKTKLRSRMEDEFLADNLVVYIEKEILKDFMTEVIMDEFYSMKNRQR, from the exons ATGCGTGGTGAATGGAATGGGCTACAAGCTTCATTTCTTAGAGAATGTCCATATGCATATTATGTGCATTGCTTTGCTCATAAGCTACAATTAGCTTTGGTTGCAGCGTTTAGAGAAGCAAAATCTGTTCATCAATTctttgagaatttgaattttgtcaTCAACATTGTTGTTGGTTCTTCAAAACGCAATGATGAATTGCAATCTGCTCAAGTTGCTGAGATTGAAAGTATGATTGCTTCTAATGAAATTGAGACTGGAAGGGGGGCAAACCAAATTGGTACTTTGCAACGACCTGGAGATACTCGATGGTCTTCTCATTTTGATTCTGTTTGTAGCTTGATAAGAATGTTTCATGCTACTTGTTCAGTTCTCGACATTATCTCAAAGGAGGGAACCAACTATTCTCAACGCAGTGATGCTGAAGCGGCTTATATG AGCTCGAGTAGATCATGTCGCCAAAATGAAGAATCTTCCATGACAATGGAGCATCATTTTAGAATTGATGTATTTATTACTGCAATAGACTTTCAATTGCAAGAAATAGATAATAGATTTAGTGAGCATGCAGTGGAACTTCTTCGTCTTAGTGCCGCTTTAAGCCCTCAAGATGCATACAAATCATTTAAGATCAATGATATATGCAGCTTAGTTAAGAAATTCTATCCTCAAGATTTTAttgagcaagagaaaatcattttgagatttcaattggatCATTATAAGCTTGATGTGCCAAAACATTCAGATTTTCAGAATATGTTCACTTTATCTGAGTTGTGCAGAGGATTAGCAATTTCAGGAAAATCGaagatttataatttgattgaCAAGTTGATTCGCCTAGTGTTGACTTTTCCTGTTTCTACCGCTACTACTAAACGAGCATTTTTTGCCATGAAACTTGTAAAAACTAAATTACGTAGTAGAATGGAAGATGAGTTTCTAGCAGATAATTTGGTAGTTTATATCGAGAAAGAAATTCTTAAGGATTTCATGACAGAGGTGATAATGGATGAGTTTTATTCCATGAAAAACCGTCAACGTTGA